The window CTTTTTACTGATTTGGTAAACATACATGCTAAACAATTTTATACTACTGACAAACATTAACAACCTTTTAGACCAAGTACGTACTGTCATTGCAATCTCTCTTTTACTGCAACTTAGACGGCGATGCATAGGATTGTTATTtcatatttatggtatatatatatattttttcttttttttggggggggaggggaattccTTTACTTGGTACTCTACCGTGTGAATACCGACTGACATACTGCTTAGACTTCTTTAAGTCTTATAAAACCCATTTAATGTATCATATTGTTACCTCGTACCTCATCTCAGTGGATAAATTAAAGGTAAGTTAAATCAAACGGACTAAGCTTGAGAATAACCCTAAGAAAGATTTAAAATTACTATTAAGAGCAGCACGTCGAATTAGAACCATAAAGAATGATGGCCAAACGCTTCTTATATCCCTGTTCTTAAATCCCTGTTTAACAAGTATCTCTATAAGAGTAATGCAGAATGTGATATTAGATTCAATATTGAAGGTTCTTGTAAGGCGGTTGAGTGCACTACTAAACGTACATTCCCTGTGTTTATCCCTTAAATATCTGTAGTACATTGATAAGTTAATGCAAAAGAGTTAAAGAACAAAATTTACACTGCACAGGTAACacacaagaaggaggaaaaagaaatcaGATAAAAATACAACTTTAATAATAACCCAATCCCTTCAACTTTCTTAAAAGTTTCTCTTACATATACCGCTTACTTTATActctttatttttatacttttttttttttactattaaggcCTAATATTCTGCTCGATCCAGTCTCTGTGGTAACTGACCGAGGTGTACACAGTCGGGAGGTGCGAGAGGCCGCAGCCAACGCCGATGGTCTGGACGCCGAGGAGCTGCCAGGCGTTGCTTTCCGGATCCGTGGCTGTCAGAGGAGAGCCTCCGTCGCCGCTACAAGCCTCTTTGTCCTCTGGGCGAACGCAAATCtgcaggaagagaggagaggcgagggtgtGGGTTGATGTCTCTGGGAGTATTGAGCTTGtaataaggaaggaaagacgagTCAGgttggaaaacaaaagaagaaaaacagcgaAATCAGAAAGCCTGGTTACATATTTCTTTCCCTACCTGGCCAGCAGTTAATCGGCCATTATATGTCGTATTGCAATCCTTAGTGTCGACGAGAGCTACACCGTAACGCTTCAAAAACTGCGAGGGCGTGCGTGTCAGCCCCCAATCCACGGAAAATAACCAAAGATTCGCCAGTTGCTCCGCTGATTCACCTGTGGGCGGGAGGCAGACGGGGCCAGCAAACTCTGAAGGGAAGAGTAGATTCAATGGAGTTTAGAATGTCATTTGCCATACACTGCACTGTATTAAGAGATGGATAAGTGGGTCGTAGTTTGCATTATGAGACAAATAAGTACGACATAATTTAAAAATGCTATTTGTTATTACATTGTAATGAGAGACGAATAAGTGATTAAAACATAATATGCTAAACAGTGCATAGTACATGTACAAGTAATGACTTACTAGTTATTTTTGGTGAAGAGATGTGAGAATTTCTGGAATAATGAGTGaaatctcccccccaaaaaaaaaaaaaaaaaaaaaaatctggaaaattTTAGATCAGCACTTGTACCTTCATCGTTGGTGAACTTGCAACGTAATGATTTCACTTGCATTTCCGTGGAAAGAGATCATTGATATTCCTAACAAAAGGAACCGATATACACTATTGCGCTTGAATGGAGGAGTCACCGTGTCAATGTCGATGTGATTTGACGAAATGTTTCAGGCaagatctacacacacatacacacacacacacacacacacacacacacacacacacacatacatacatacacacacccacacacacacacacacacacacacacacacacacacacacacacacacacatacacacatacatacacacatacatacatacacacatacacacacacacacacacgcgcgcgcgcgcgcgtactggTACATGTACCTGTACAatgtacacgcacccacacacaaatacacacatacatacacacacacacatacacacacacacacacacacacatatattcacatatcaatctatctatctatctatataatttcaGTCAAGAAAATTCAAGAATAAGTGCATTTTGAGGACCGCGACGCCGCTCAAGATTTAATACAGGATCTCCACCCCGTTTCCTGATCGACGCCGTGACACTAAACGATTCTTTTGTCATTTTGCAATTCTCTTATTTCAACGTCTGCATAGATAATGATattgcaaattattattattttgtttataatacttttttatgtgagtaatttatttatttatttatttatttatttatttatttatttacttatcaatttttttttttttttaaaagcaaGGAACTGGAAAGCATGTGAGAAAAAAGACAatcacaaggaaaaagaaaaaaaaagatgaaggaaagaaagaagagtagaaaAAACTCCTTTTTTATCATTGAATAACGATGACATAAGTACTAGATCATAGGGGAAATTATCGTACAAAGTCACCTTTCGTTTCATtccgcgtattttttttttctttttttttactagtccCACCATGAACACaagtaaaaaatatgtaataaaaaaattctTTTACTCAGCATGATATAACACTTCGAGTTCCTCTAAGCACGTTTTAAACCAATAACTGTTGTGGTAGACTTTAAATCTTTCGTTATCATGAAACTGAGAAACATAGTaaaattatttacaatatttaatGATTAATAAGCATCACCACGAACCACTGTTAAAACTTGGAATAGtaattaaatattgttattataaacgtAAGTTATGATGAATAAATGACATTCAGATTTAAAAACatggtattcattttttttttcctacatacATTTCAACTATATCTATAATTAGGAAATACACAAATTCAACTTCAgtaccccctccaaaaaaaaaaaataataataataattataataagaagataaaaataagatcGATTTTAGTACTGTCACCACCAACCTTCCCTACGTCCTAAATATATTTACAACCATTACATACACAACTCAAAAAATAACCGACAACCTTTTCCTACTTACATCCTAAATATATCCACAACCAGAACTtccaaaaaaaaatcagaaaaaagaaaaaaactttatcaCAACCCGGCTATAAGACCGAATCTCCTTACCTTCGAAGGCCAAGAAGTCAACCGGCGAACTGAGTCGAATGATCGCGACGTCATTTGCGAACGTCTTGCTGTCGTAACCCGGATGTTGAATGATGTCTTCGGGTATGAAGTCTTGGGAAGGAGGGATGCATCTTGGTCTCGGGGTATCGTTGCAATTTGTGTCGGATGTTAAGTCCTTTTCGCCGACGCGGATCACTTCtctggaggggtggggtgggggatatgGATAGGTTTTGTTAAGGGGAGTTGGATAGTTTTTAAGTCGGAAATGaatttatagaaaaaaacaaaaataaataaaggaatttaCGTTCGTGGATGGACTAAGATCTAGCCATTATACGAGAACCACGAATCAACTTTCATAATCAATTCCATACGACCCGTATCTTTATTCCAACTCTCGCAAGTAGTAAATATATCACGACGGAAGCTAACAAACCAATCAATCCCCACGAATTGAAATAAAGATAGCTAGGACATTTACTTACAGCTTGAACTGCTTAGGCTTAAGTAAGGCTGGGTTGACACAATGGGCGGCTGTGACCAAGTATCTCTCGTTGATAAGGGACCCGGCGCATAGGAATTGTATATCTTCGCTCGAGGAGTCTGTGAAGTGAATGAATCAtttgataaatgaatggataaataaatcaatgaataaataatttgataaatggatagatgaatgcttaatggataaatgaattaataaatggatagatgaatgcttaatggataaatgaattaataaatggataaatgaattaatcaatttataaacaaatgtataaatgaatgaataaatgaatgaacaaatggataaatgaataaacaaatggataaatgaatgaataatttcataaattaatgaataaatgaatggacaaatgaatgaataatttgataaatagatggacagatggatatatgaaaaaatgaataaataatttgataaatggatggataaatgcatagatgagggaataaatggatagatgaatggataaatgaatgaataaatggataaatgaatggataaatgaatgaataaatggataaatgaatgaataaatggatagatgaatggacaaatgaattaataatttGATAAAGGGATAATTTAACGAATAAATGGTCAAGTGAATGAAGAGATGGATTTACGAATGGAagtatagattaaaaaaaaaaaaaaaagttatcaataATTTTTCGGTGTCAAGCATATCACAATCCTGTCCTGAACAATATCTCGGCTCAAAGCATACGCTACTCAAGTATATCAATGAAAAAAACGTTTTCTAGACAACACCAAAACAAATTTCTTAACAAAGTTTCTCCCTATATAACAAAACCCACAAACCATACCTCTGTATCCTAACAAAGCCAGCCAGATCTCTGACTCAAAGTCTGCTGTTTCACCGCCCACGATCGCCAACGGAAAGGTTCGTCCACACTCGGTTTGACGGATGACAGGGTCAGGAGAGGTCAAAGGCTGGGTCAAGGGAGCAGGGCGCGGCCGGGTCGGTCCAGCGTCCTCACAGCATACCTGTTGGGAAAAgtgatataaatctatttatttatatatatatctgtctacgtaTCTATGTCTAGATAGGTCTGTATAactgtctatatttatttatatctatgtatctatctctagatCGGTctgtatacctgtctatctatatttctatgtatatatctgtctatctatctatctatctgtctgtctttctatctgtcaatctatatatatatatatatatatatatatatatacacacacacacacacacacacacacacacacacatatatatatgtatgtatgtatgtatctatttcttttctgGGTAAACTTCTATGGGACATATTTAATTACGACATCATTAACAGAAATTGGTGCGTGGTAGGAGCTATCTACAGATTGCAATATCAACTATGTCTTGTACATATTGCATAAGTCAACCTAAATGTCAAAACAGAAATCAATTTCTCTTATTTACTTTATCagctacaaaacacacacacacacacacacacacacacacacacacacacacacacacacaaacacacacacacacacacacacacatccaacaatatccatcacaaaaaaatagaaagaaaaatcatcgttcaaacagccccccccccccccgtcccactTACCAAGGGATCCAAGCCCGAACTCCCGATGGAGCAAGTGGCCTCCTGCAGGGCCTTGACGTCACTGGCACTCGGGTTCGTCAGGAGCTGAGCCAACGAGGGACAGTCCTTCAGATTGATGCACTCGTGGCGACAGGTTGCTCCTTGAGAAGGAAGTTTAGAGGGTGAGCGATGTAAATACGTGCTTAGGATGGATGAATGTCAGctctgagggaaggagggaaggaaggagagagggagagagagagagagagagagagagagagagagagagagagagagagagagagagagagagagagagagagagagagagagagagagagagagatagaaagatagatagagagagagagagagagagagagagagagagagagagagagagagagagagagagagagagagagagagagagagagagagagaaagagagagagagcgagaaatcgGAATTTTAGAGAAAtccctataataacaataataaaaacgacagcaacaacaacaaaaacaaaaacgcatcggGTGTAAAACAGTGAAGAAAACTTGGTGAGCGAAAGATATAAATAGGTTTTCAAGGCAATCCAATTTAAGCTTTAAATTATTAGTAATCGAAAAAAAACCCTGCTTACTTGAAACTTGTATATGTGTTAAGTATCTGGtgttacaaaaaaacaataataatactggctTGCATAttgggtgtaaaaaaaaaaaagaaagaaaaaaaaacttttacttcTACTTGCACCTCTACTGAATAAAAGCACGTATTCATATCAGTATTGAATAAAAACATGTATTCATATCAGTATTGCAATcactaattttaaaaaatcagcaCGATCGATCGAacaagcaagataaaaaaaaaaaaaaaaaattaaacaaacgaaaccaacaaaaaaaatctaaaaaaaaaaaaaaatcaaactaaatGAAGAGAAATCACATaactcagaccccccccccaacaaaaaaaaaaaaaaaagaaaagaaatcacacAACTCCCCCTttaaaaagcaaacacacacgaaacgaaacgaaactcagcgaaacaaaaataaaatcgagTAACATCGAGTGACTTACCTTGGCCGTGGGAGACCTGCGCGAGAGATATCAAGGCTGCCAGTAAGACGAAGCGGGCGCACGTCTGGGAGGAGAGAAGACTTTCATTTCTGCAGTTTCATGTGGATATGGAgtggatggtgagggagggggatgtgataaatggagagagggagggagagagggagggagggagggaagaagggagggagggagggagggagggagggaaagattgagggagagagggagggaggtagggaaggagagagagattgaaggagggagggaaggagggaaggagggagggagggaaggagggagggagggagggagggagggagggagggagggagggagggagagagggagggagggggaaggagggagggagggaaggagggagagattgaaggagggagggaaggagggagagagggagggagggagggaaggagagagacagagagagagagagagagagagagagagagagagagagagagagagagagagagagagagagagagagagagagagagagagagagagagagaagagagagagagagagagagagagagagagagagagagagagagagagagagagagagagagagagagagagagagagggagagagaagaaaagagagaaaggggaaggatatgaagagagagagaagtggagagacagaaactgaaagagagggaaagaaagaaagtgagcaagagagatggagagagacagatatataaatatatatatataaatagatagatagatagatagatagacagatagggagatagaaagatagagggagggaataagggggaaagagtgagagaaagaggacgagaaagaggaagaaagaaagagaaagagaaagagagagagagagagagagagagagagagagagagagagagagagagagagagagagagagagagagagagagagagagagagaggagaaagatatatatatatatatatatatatatacagagagagagagagagagagagagagagagagagagagagagagagagagagagagagagagagagagagagagagagagagaagagaaaggtatatatatatatacatatacagagagagagagagagagagagagagagagagagagagagagagagagagagagagagagagagagagagagagagagagaagagaaagatatatatatatatatatatataaacagagagagagagagagagagcgagagtgagagtgatagtgtgtgtgtgtgtgtatgtgtgtgtgtgtgtgtgtgtgtgtgtgtgagagagagagagagagagagagagagagagaaagagagagagagagagagaagagaaagatatatatatatacagagagagagagagagagagagagagagagagagagagaagagaaagatatatatatatatatatatacagagagagagagagagagagagagagtgagagtgatagtgtgtgtgtgtgtgtgtgtgtgtgtgtgtgtgtgtgagtgagagaaaagagagagagagagagagagagagagagagagagagagagagagagagagagagagagagagagagagagagagagagagagagagggacggagagagaaagagagagagagggacggagagagaaagagagagagagagagagagagagagagagagagagagagagagagagagagagagagagagagagagagagagagagagagagagagagagagagagagagagagagagagagagagagagagagagagagagagagagaaagacagaaacaataagaaagagaaaaaaacagtaaaaaagaaaaaaagagaaacacacaacGATAACCAGAAAGCATACCTTTGACCCCATTGAGCCTGTCCTCGTTAACGAAGGCGAGGCGATTTTTCCGATATTCCCAAGCAAGACCAGAGCGAGAGAGCAACTCTTCACCTTCGCGGTCGGGACCTCACTGACTCCCGGATGAAACGCGATGCTGTCTCGGGATTTACTCGGGTATCACTAAGTGGATTTTGTACTtgtacctgcatacatacatacatacatacatgcaggcatacacacacaaacacacacacacacacacacacacacacacatatatatatatgtatatatatatatatatatatatatatatatatatatatatatatatatatatatatatatgtgtgtgtgtgtgtgtgtgtgtgtgtgtgtgtgtgtgtgtgtgtgtgtgtgtgcgggtgtgtgtgggtgtgtgtatatatatatatatatatatatatatatatataaatatatatatgcatatataaatatgcatatgtatatatttatgtatatatttatgtatatatatatatatatatatatatatatatatatatatatgtatatggatggaaaaacactctgccgtgttgatactatggtagaaaaacccacaatgcaacaaatctagttttgcactgtgggtttttctgccatatatatataaacaccatatataatacatatgtatatatatgtatatatatgtacatatgaatattcatacatgcacacacacacacacacacacacacacacacacacacacatatatatatatatatatatatatatacacacatatatatatacacataaacatatatatatatatatatatatatatatatatatatatatatatatatatgtatatatatacacatatacacacatataaatatatatatatatatatatatatatatgtatatatatacacatatatacatatatacatatatctatatctatatctatatctatctatatctatatgtatatctatatctacatctttatctatctatctatctatctatacatatatatatatatatatatatatatatatatatatatatatatacacacacacactctctcacacacacaaacacacacacacatacatatatatatatatatatatatatatatatatatatatatacacacatagatatatatacatatatatatatatatatatatatataaatatatatatatacacacacatagatatatatatacatatatatatatatataaatatatatatgtatatgtttatgtatatatatgtatatgcacacacacacacacacacacacacacacacacacacacacacacatatatatatatacatatgtatatgtgagtgtgtctgtgtgtgcatatatatatatatatatatatatatatatatatatatacacacacacacacacacacacacacacacacacacacacagagatagatggacagagagacagagagagagaaagacagacagacaaacagagacagcgaaaaagagacaaacaaacagagaggcagagaaagagagagagagagagagagagagagagagagagagagagagagagagagagagagagagagagagagagagagagaaatgagagagagagagaaagagagagagagagagagagagagagagagagagagagagagagagagagagagagagagagagagagagagagagagagagagagagagagaaagagagagagagagagagagagagagagagagatagagagagagaaaaaaaaaagagagagagagagagagagagagagagagagagagagagagagagagagagagagagaaagagagagagagagagagagagagatagagagagagagagaaaaaaagagagagagagagagagagagagagagagagagagagagagagagagagagagagatagagagagagacagagaggcagtcagacaaataaataaatagtgtaggtagatagacaaattgatagaacAGATTAGATTCTCACATGGAAacggcctcacacacacacgcacacacacacacacacacacacacacacacaaacacacacacagatatagtttTAAAATCTCAAATCCTCATATTTGTTTACATCCgtttcctcctctaccacctgaTCTCTACGTATGACGTCATCAAAGTGGACAAGCAAAGATTAGTGTAAAACGTAGAAAACTCTTTCTCTGAAAAACCTAGGCGGAGTATACAGCACGGGATTCCCAAATTTACGTTTGTATGATTTCTTGTTAGTTGGGTGATGCAAGCACGCACACGGGAGATAGGACATTTCTTCCCGAGGTTTGATATATTGCTCTTATCTAGAATGTACtgtttgttattagtttttttgttattgacatttattgatctatttgtctatctatgagtacacacacacacacacacacacacacatacacatatgtgtgtgtgtgtgtactgcatatgtatgtatctgcatatatgtacatatacatgtataaatctatctattttcgaccTATCCTTACACAAATATTCTCGTTTTCTGTGAGAGGCGTTTGAGTCGGGAAATTTTGTGGGAAATCCAAGAGCCACGGACttaaaacgtgtttttttttaatgttgggaagaccattgttactatttattAAAGAAAATACTCGATTGCGAATACATAAAAGTTTAACAACcctgagaagaaaaataaagaaaggatgaaagagagagagagagagaaagagagagagagagagagagagagagagagagagagagagagagagagagagagagagagagagagagagagagagagagagagagagagagatacagagagagacagagaaagagagagagagagagagagagagagagagagagagagagagagagagagagagagagagagagagagagagagagagagagagagagagatagatatatagagagagagagagagagagagagagagagagagagagagagagagagagagagagagagagagagagagagagagagagagagagagagagagagagagagagagagagagagagagagagagagagagagagagagagagagagagagagagaaagatagaaagaaagaaagacaaaaaaaataaataaagaagcatTATTCCCactcacaaaacaaataaaacacaccacaaagcaacaacaagaagaaagaaagaaaagtaagaacatgaaaaaatacagaaataatgaaaatcgtCAAGGACCGACTGGACTTTTCATGAAGAAACACCTTTCCGCTTGAGATACCTTCTAGCACCCCTATCTCTCATGCCATGGCTTTAAAAACAGAATACAAAACGCGTGGAGATTCCTTTGATGAATGATGAGAGGTCTGATGTAAAGGTAGAGATGGATAAGCAGGTACTGATACGGGTAAGACAGAATGGGTTGATATAAAGGATTGGAGGAGAggatttgtttacatataaatcCGTAGATAGGTAAACATACATAACATAGATGCAAATAAATGTAAGGCAAAAacaggaagcacacacacacacacacacacacatatatatatatataaacatatacatacacacacatttgttttactttttttttttttttttatatccttcgGGTGTTCACATCTTAGTCCCGATTAAAATTCTTCATAAACGTAGATTGAAGTCAGCTTATTATTTCTCCGTCCGCCATTTGCAATTTTCACTTTTGCTTCTAAATATAGCTTCTTCCAGAGCGCGGCAATGCTGGTCGTGAATCATGCAGGTCACGGACATGTTCTTTCGAGGGATCATGCGACTggtcggaaaaaaaagaaagaataggaaactGACGTCACTTATCGGGCAGGAATATTCAACTCGTGTCATTATTCACTCTTGTGCGATAAAGAGGTGACTTCTTAGTGTTCGACCGGATAATAATACCATTTATTAATGAGATTTACCCGAGGAAAATTTGATTTTtgagagcaggaggggggggggggggctgataaaCGACCTGTATGTGAAAGGCAAAAGccaattagacacacacacacacgcacacagagcctcgagtccaaacacaaacaaacacacttactaaaacacacacacacggcctaacaaacacagacaaatacaatgaacgcaaagaaaaacaaaaaaactcgccGCCGCTTTGCACTGTTGCCAATACGATATGAGTTGAGTGTTTCCAAGTTGGGCACGTAAGCAAGTATCATTTGACCTTGACTTGCTGACCTCAGAAAACGTGCTTTCAGAATATCAA of the Penaeus chinensis breed Huanghai No. 1 chromosome 27, ASM1920278v2, whole genome shotgun sequence genome contains:
- the LOC125039762 gene encoding phenoloxidase-activating factor 1-like; translation: MGSKTCARFVLLAALISLAQVSHGQGATCRHECINLKDCPSLAQLLTNPSASDVKALQEATCSIGSSGLDPLVCCEDAGPTRPRPAPLTQPLTSPDPVIRQTECGRTFPLAIVGGETADFESEIWLALLGYRDSSSEDIQFLCAGSLINERYLVTAAHCVNPALLKPKQFKLEVIRVGEKDLTSDTNCNDTPRPRCIPPSQDFIPEDIIQHPGYDSKTFANDVAIIRLSSPVDFLAFEEFAGPVCLPPTGESAEQLANLWLFSVDWGLTRTPSQFLKRYGVALVDTKDCNTTYNGRLTAGQICVRPEDKEACSGDGGSPLTATDPESNAWQLLGVQTIGVGCGLSHLPTVYTSVSYHRDWIEQNIRP